From Arthrobacter sp. FW306-2-2C-D06B, a single genomic window includes:
- a CDS encoding agmatine deiminase family protein — protein MAWRMPAETAPHERTWMAFPRTGLTLGDDAASADEAYAAWTAVAHAVSEFEPVTMVVDPSERDRASRMLGAGIEKLEAPLDEFWMRDVGATFVVDDERPGVLGAVDWIFNGWGAPAWSEWEKSAGMARFVAEESGAELVTSLLVNEGGAIHVDGEGTVLVTETVQLDPRRNPYADKARVEAELSRTLGTTHTVWVPRGLTRDYEDLGTRGHIDMVATLPSPGRVLLHSQTNPGHPDFEVSRTLQRFFETQQDAAGKPFEITLLPAPETLRDEEGFVDWSYVNHLVVNGGVIACGYGEERADALAAEILAEAYPGRRVVTVDARPILARGGGIHCITQQQPKLPSRAAR, from the coding sequence ATGGCCTGGAGAATGCCAGCCGAAACCGCACCCCACGAGCGCACCTGGATGGCGTTCCCCCGCACGGGCCTGACCTTGGGCGACGACGCCGCTTCGGCGGACGAAGCGTACGCGGCCTGGACCGCCGTCGCGCACGCAGTGTCCGAGTTCGAGCCCGTCACCATGGTGGTCGACCCCAGCGAACGGGACCGGGCGAGCCGCATGCTCGGCGCCGGAATCGAAAAGCTTGAAGCTCCGCTCGACGAATTCTGGATGCGCGACGTCGGAGCCACGTTCGTCGTCGACGACGAGCGTCCCGGCGTGCTCGGCGCAGTTGACTGGATCTTCAACGGCTGGGGCGCCCCGGCCTGGTCCGAATGGGAGAAGAGCGCCGGCATGGCCCGCTTTGTCGCTGAAGAGTCCGGCGCGGAACTGGTCACCTCCTTGTTGGTCAACGAAGGCGGCGCCATCCACGTCGATGGTGAAGGCACTGTCCTCGTCACCGAAACCGTCCAGCTGGATCCGCGCCGAAATCCATACGCGGACAAGGCACGCGTCGAGGCGGAACTGTCGCGCACGCTGGGCACTACCCACACCGTGTGGGTACCGCGAGGCCTTACGCGTGACTACGAGGACCTCGGCACGCGCGGCCACATCGACATGGTGGCCACACTTCCCTCCCCCGGCCGGGTCCTCCTGCACTCGCAGACCAATCCCGGGCACCCCGATTTCGAGGTCAGCCGCACTCTCCAGCGGTTCTTCGAAACCCAGCAGGACGCTGCAGGCAAGCCATTCGAGATCACCCTGCTTCCCGCGCCTGAGACCCTCCGCGACGAGGAAGGCTTCGTCGATTGGAGTTACGTCAACCACCTCGTGGTCAACGGCGGCGTGATTGCGTGCGGCTATGGCGAGGAGCGGGCCGACGCCCTGGCCGCGGAAATCCTGGCCGAGGCCTACCCGGGCCGCCGCGTCGTGACAGTGGACGCCCGGCCAATCCTCGCCCGGGGCGGAGGAATCCACTGCATCACGCAACAGCAGCCCAAACTCCCCAGCCGGGCCGCACGATGA
- a CDS encoding MFS transporter, whose product MKTVNPRAEPTPRLLLASQLIFNLGFYSVVPFLAVSMREDFGLGAMAVGIVLGARTFAQQGLFLVGGAAADRWGARPVMIAGCLARISGYLLLLWASDFPLFLLGAVITGVGGALFSPALESLVGGAAERRAALQPHKTTLFALLVIFGEIGAVAGPLLGAILLQTGFDTALIVGAGVFAVMAAVFNAFLPATKASAVKTCAGHPAAAPPSDTWSCLREKRFVAFAAFYSVNLFAYNQLYFGLPIELERSDAGVGALSAIFAYASIVTITLQWPIARLMKRKGPGIAFAVGFAIQALGFVAIAAMAVFPPPALFPALPAFLLVTALALGHMCVVPVAMDLVLEFASGRPTGSYYGLLASCGGTMVLLGNVVLAPLYEQATTPSPAAATPWLVSAIFAIASATFIRRFLQAPVPAPHPQQLHAV is encoded by the coding sequence ATGAAGACTGTGAACCCGCGCGCGGAGCCTACGCCCCGGCTCCTGCTCGCCAGCCAGCTCATCTTCAACCTTGGCTTCTACTCGGTTGTGCCCTTCTTGGCGGTTTCGATGCGCGAAGACTTTGGCCTGGGTGCAATGGCGGTGGGAATAGTCCTTGGCGCCCGTACATTCGCCCAGCAGGGATTGTTCCTCGTGGGCGGTGCGGCCGCGGATCGTTGGGGAGCCCGGCCCGTCATGATCGCCGGATGCCTGGCCAGGATTTCCGGGTACCTATTGTTGCTGTGGGCCTCGGACTTCCCCCTTTTCCTCCTGGGAGCCGTCATCACAGGGGTAGGCGGCGCCCTCTTTTCGCCCGCCTTGGAGAGCCTCGTCGGTGGAGCCGCAGAACGACGCGCCGCCCTTCAGCCCCACAAAACCACTCTTTTTGCGCTGCTCGTCATTTTCGGAGAGATCGGGGCCGTGGCAGGTCCCCTGCTCGGCGCCATCCTGCTTCAGACCGGCTTCGACACAGCCCTCATCGTCGGAGCGGGCGTCTTTGCCGTGATGGCTGCGGTCTTCAACGCCTTCCTGCCGGCGACAAAGGCGAGCGCCGTCAAAACATGCGCGGGGCACCCGGCCGCCGCACCGCCGTCGGACACTTGGTCCTGCCTCAGGGAAAAGCGCTTCGTCGCATTCGCGGCTTTCTACAGCGTCAACCTCTTTGCCTACAACCAGCTCTACTTCGGTCTACCCATCGAGCTGGAACGGAGCGACGCGGGTGTGGGTGCGCTTTCGGCGATTTTCGCGTACGCATCGATTGTGACCATCACCCTGCAATGGCCCATCGCCAGGCTCATGAAACGGAAGGGCCCGGGCATTGCGTTCGCCGTCGGATTTGCCATTCAGGCCCTGGGATTTGTGGCTATCGCAGCCATGGCCGTCTTTCCTCCGCCCGCCCTGTTCCCTGCCCTGCCGGCGTTCCTGCTGGTTACCGCACTCGCCCTCGGGCACATGTGCGTGGTACCCGTTGCCATGGACCTGGTCCTCGAATTTGCCTCGGGACGCCCCACCGGCTCCTACTACGGCCTGCTCGCGAGCTGCGGAGGAACGATGGTCCTCCTCGGCAATGTGGTCCTTGCTCCCCTCTATGAACAGGCCACCACGCCATCTCCGGCCGCGGCCACCCCGTGGCTGGTGTCGGCAATCTTCGCGATAGCATCCGCGACATTCATTCGCCGCTTCCTTCAAGCACCCGTCCCGGCACCGCACCCGCAACAACTCCACGCCGTTTGA
- a CDS encoding ABC transporter substrate-binding protein, translating into MAIPRPKAVAAILLSSAMAAALSACFAQGNTSSVTSTDSRIKVAMLQPPRSGLTPLSDDAFKLSRWKTAETLVVLDALGDAQPSLSTAWKQLDGRNWRFELRAGVKFHDGTLLTAEQVAASLTAASNAKPKPRILDGVQLGVRTDGGNAVVVTTQTDDPLVPQRLSSPQLSILAASAYKPGGVVSPVNAGTGPYVLASADGTSSATLNRFADYWGEKAASSGVDVQYVPDGTARAAALRTGTADVVEAIPVGQVAQIKGDFIHEVPMPRTNTLYLNTKTGPFADPSVRAAARTSIERATIVDRVYEGRADIAEGLLGPALPWAAKERQNTSYTETLKKRAEAAPANGRRIKLGTFTDRAELPEVAVQLEQQLEPAGFVVEQEVREYQHIEADALAGKFDAFILSRATVLDSGDPVAYMVSDFSCKGSFNISQFCDTEVDAALSKAAAIPAGPERRAAIAAAEALILSKDAAVPLLHERVIQGESARIRNVERDPRERALITSKTGIAG; encoded by the coding sequence ATGGCTATTCCGCGCCCAAAAGCAGTTGCCGCGATACTCCTCTCCTCCGCGATGGCCGCAGCACTTAGCGCCTGCTTCGCCCAAGGCAACACCTCATCGGTCACCAGCACCGACTCCCGAATCAAAGTAGCCATGTTGCAGCCACCCCGTTCAGGACTCACTCCCCTGAGCGACGATGCCTTCAAACTCTCTCGATGGAAGACCGCCGAAACCCTGGTGGTTCTCGATGCCCTCGGCGATGCCCAGCCATCGCTTTCAACGGCTTGGAAGCAACTGGATGGCAGGAACTGGCGCTTCGAACTCCGTGCAGGCGTGAAATTCCATGACGGAACGCTTCTGACGGCCGAGCAAGTGGCGGCATCGCTGACGGCGGCCTCCAACGCGAAGCCCAAGCCGAGAATCCTCGACGGCGTCCAGCTGGGCGTCCGGACGGACGGCGGGAACGCCGTCGTCGTCACCACCCAAACGGACGACCCGCTGGTTCCGCAGCGGCTTTCCAGCCCGCAGCTTTCCATCCTCGCCGCGTCCGCCTACAAGCCCGGCGGGGTCGTCAGCCCCGTCAACGCAGGTACGGGCCCCTACGTCCTTGCGTCCGCGGACGGCACCAGCTCGGCAACACTCAACCGCTTCGCCGACTATTGGGGTGAGAAAGCGGCGAGCAGCGGCGTCGACGTCCAATACGTTCCCGACGGCACCGCGCGCGCCGCCGCCCTGAGGACCGGAACTGCCGATGTCGTGGAGGCCATTCCCGTAGGCCAGGTCGCGCAGATCAAGGGGGACTTCATTCATGAGGTTCCCATGCCCCGTACCAATACCCTCTACCTGAACACCAAGACTGGTCCTTTCGCGGACCCTTCGGTCCGGGCAGCGGCCCGCACCTCGATAGAACGGGCCACCATTGTTGACCGGGTCTACGAGGGCCGTGCGGACATCGCCGAAGGCCTTTTGGGCCCGGCACTCCCCTGGGCGGCCAAGGAACGGCAAAACACCTCATATACCGAGACGCTGAAGAAGCGGGCGGAAGCCGCACCCGCCAATGGCCGACGCATCAAACTCGGCACGTTCACCGACCGGGCCGAGCTGCCCGAGGTCGCCGTGCAGCTTGAGCAGCAGCTCGAACCCGCCGGCTTCGTCGTGGAGCAGGAAGTCCGCGAGTACCAGCACATCGAGGCGGACGCCCTGGCCGGCAAGTTCGATGCGTTCATCCTGTCCCGGGCCACGGTCCTCGACTCCGGCGACCCCGTCGCCTACATGGTCAGTGACTTCTCCTGCAAAGGCTCCTTCAACATCTCCCAGTTCTGCGATACCGAGGTGGACGCAGCATTGAGCAAGGCGGCGGCCATTCCTGCAGGCCCGGAGCGCCGCGCGGCAATTGCCGCAGCCGAGGCGCTGATCCTCTCGAAGGATGCGGCCGTGCCGCTGCTGCACGAACGCGTCATCCAAGGCGAATCAGCCAGGATCCGCAATGTGGAACGTGATCCCCGCGAGCGCGCACTAATCACCAGCAAGACCGGAATCGCCGGCTGA
- a CDS encoding sec-independent translocase, whose protein sequence is MIDISVEKVALLLIIAVLVLGPTKLPEYARKLGRLIRELRRMASGAQEKLRQELGPEFEDIDWRKMDPRQYDPRRIIREALLEDEPLPEPVVPTPVQPPARPVVRLAAGQKAPFDDEST, encoded by the coding sequence ATGATCGATATTTCGGTCGAGAAGGTAGCCCTTCTCCTGATTATTGCCGTTTTGGTCCTTGGACCGACCAAGCTTCCGGAGTATGCGAGGAAGCTGGGGCGGCTTATCCGCGAACTGCGGCGCATGGCCTCCGGCGCGCAGGAAAAGCTTCGCCAGGAGCTCGGCCCGGAATTCGAGGACATCGATTGGCGGAAGATGGACCCGCGCCAATACGATCCTCGCCGCATCATCCGCGAAGCTCTCCTCGAGGACGAGCCGCTTCCTGAGCCGGTTGTCCCTACCCCCGTCCAGCCTCCTGCCCGCCCGGTTGTGCGGTTGGCGGCCGGGCAGAAGGCCCCTTTCGACGACGAGTCCACCTGA
- a CDS encoding phosphotransferase: MTTDTRPYVEPGQPEPAVPLLGGDVTEGLVRVGDTVRRPVGDASQRVRRLLDFLQSAGFQGAPRFLGIDESGRDTLSFVPGDTAGRPWPSWVADESSAISVARLVRSYDDAVQPLGVPGWARAGDDADPQGCPRSIAGPATFLAHMDITPENVVFQDGTAVALIDFDLLRAATRAEEVANLLLWWGAWMPVTDRDPVMREVDAASRAAVLVDAYGLGPVDRAKVVDVALNAAERSWHLMRRRAVTQGGGWKRMWDEGVGDKILRRQAWLAENAAVLHAAIT, translated from the coding sequence ATGACTACAGATACCCGTCCGTACGTCGAACCCGGCCAGCCGGAACCTGCCGTTCCGCTACTCGGCGGAGACGTGACGGAGGGGCTCGTCCGGGTCGGCGACACAGTGCGGCGCCCCGTAGGCGACGCTTCGCAGCGGGTCCGACGTCTCCTCGATTTCCTGCAATCGGCCGGATTCCAGGGAGCGCCCCGCTTCCTGGGCATCGACGAAAGCGGCAGGGACACCCTGAGTTTCGTTCCCGGGGACACCGCCGGCCGCCCCTGGCCAAGCTGGGTCGCCGACGAATCCAGTGCCATCAGCGTCGCGCGCCTGGTGCGGAGCTACGATGACGCCGTGCAGCCGCTGGGCGTACCCGGCTGGGCACGCGCGGGCGACGACGCCGATCCGCAGGGGTGCCCTCGCTCGATTGCGGGACCGGCAACATTCCTCGCCCACATGGACATCACCCCGGAGAATGTCGTGTTCCAGGACGGCACCGCCGTGGCCCTGATCGACTTCGATTTGCTGCGCGCGGCAACCCGCGCGGAAGAAGTCGCGAACTTGCTCCTCTGGTGGGGCGCCTGGATGCCCGTCACCGACCGCGATCCAGTCATGCGGGAGGTCGACGCCGCCTCCCGGGCTGCCGTGCTGGTGGACGCCTACGGCCTGGGTCCGGTTGATCGCGCCAAGGTAGTTGACGTGGCCCTGAACGCCGCCGAGCGCTCCTGGCATTTGATGCGGCGCAGGGCGGTTACCCAAGGCGGCGGGTGGAAACGGATGTGGGATGAAGGCGTCGGTGACAAGATTCTTCGCCGCCAGGCGTGGCTGGCCGAAAACGCCGCAGTTCTCCACGCCGCAATAACGTGA
- a CDS encoding ABC transporter ATP-binding protein: MNAVLSADNLGLSYPGRGLLKTRSSRTVLQDVSLSIATGRSIGLVGGSGAGKSTLLRILLALEKPNAGNVTFNNTPVVPGSASSLRWYRRAVQYIPQNPAASLAPGMNVERLLLEPLRQLRIDGDHRGMILNALQRVDLDPRMLARRSRELSGGQKQRVAIARALVPAPSILLADEPVSGLDLPLRNTVLDLMEQLVQGDGLGLLFVSHDLSAVARLCSETLVLSGGRIVERGPTAAVYGNPRTPEAKELVTSIPRLRRNQDKDQP; this comes from the coding sequence ATGAACGCAGTATTGAGCGCCGACAATCTGGGCCTCAGCTACCCGGGCAGGGGGCTCCTGAAGACACGGTCATCCCGGACCGTATTGCAGGACGTGTCCCTCAGCATTGCCACTGGCCGCAGCATCGGCCTGGTGGGTGGCTCTGGCGCCGGAAAATCCACGCTCCTGCGGATCTTGCTCGCTTTGGAGAAGCCGAATGCCGGAAACGTCACGTTCAATAACACCCCGGTTGTGCCCGGTTCGGCCTCGTCCTTGAGGTGGTACCGCCGCGCGGTGCAATACATCCCGCAGAATCCGGCGGCGAGCCTCGCCCCGGGCATGAACGTGGAGCGCCTTCTCCTGGAACCCCTGAGGCAACTGCGCATTGACGGAGACCATCGCGGCATGATCCTGAATGCCCTACAGCGGGTCGATCTCGATCCGCGTATGCTCGCGCGTCGCTCCAGGGAACTCTCCGGCGGGCAAAAGCAACGGGTGGCCATTGCACGGGCATTGGTGCCCGCGCCGAGCATCCTCCTGGCAGACGAGCCGGTCAGCGGGCTCGATCTTCCCCTCAGGAACACGGTCCTGGACCTCATGGAACAGCTGGTCCAAGGGGACGGCCTCGGGCTCCTGTTCGTCTCGCACGACCTGTCCGCCGTCGCCCGCCTGTGCTCCGAGACCCTGGTCCTCTCCGGGGGACGCATCGTGGAGCGCGGGCCGACCGCAGCCGTGTATGGCAATCCACGGACCCCCGAAGCCAAGGAACTCGTGACGTCCATCCCCCGGCTGCGCAGGAACCAGGACAAGGACCAACCATGA
- a CDS encoding ATP-binding cassette domain-containing protein, which produces MHPALLVRDLRVSLRGRALIDGVSFAIDPGQRLALLGASGSGKSLTAAALLGQLPDAMSASGRLQINGVDVPLSNVRRRRAGITAVHQDPMSALNPLVRLGRQLEIPLRHAGHSVSMARQLALELLASVGIEEAERTMQSFSGELSGGQLQRVCIALALACRSSVLVADEPTTALDMVSQAKVLDALSLYSESAHSESAHSTSAGAMLFITHDLAVAAAFCHQALVLGSGRIIEAGSMESLVERPKHRYTKQLVEAAHVGTDSLRSEAAS; this is translated from the coding sequence ATGCACCCTGCCCTCCTGGTTCGAGATTTGAGGGTGTCCCTCCGGGGACGCGCCCTGATTGACGGAGTCAGCTTCGCTATTGACCCGGGTCAAAGACTGGCACTTCTCGGAGCCTCGGGTTCAGGCAAGTCCCTCACCGCGGCCGCCCTTCTCGGACAGCTTCCAGACGCGATGAGTGCTTCAGGGCGGTTGCAGATCAACGGAGTGGACGTGCCGTTGTCCAATGTGCGAAGGCGTCGCGCCGGGATCACCGCAGTCCATCAGGACCCGATGTCAGCGCTCAATCCCTTGGTACGCCTGGGCAGACAGCTTGAGATCCCGCTGCGGCATGCCGGCCATTCGGTCTCCATGGCACGGCAACTGGCACTTGAGCTGCTCGCGTCGGTGGGGATAGAAGAAGCCGAGCGGACCATGCAAAGCTTCAGCGGCGAATTGTCGGGCGGTCAGCTGCAACGGGTCTGCATCGCGCTCGCCCTTGCCTGCCGTAGCTCCGTCCTGGTGGCGGATGAACCGACTACCGCACTGGACATGGTCAGCCAGGCCAAGGTCCTCGATGCCTTGTCCTTGTATTCGGAGTCGGCCCATTCCGAATCCGCGCATTCCACATCCGCGGGCGCGATGTTGTTCATCACTCATGACCTCGCCGTGGCTGCGGCCTTTTGCCACCAGGCCCTTGTTCTGGGTTCCGGCCGGATCATCGAAGCCGGATCGATGGAGTCGCTCGTGGAGCGGCCCAAGCACCGGTACACGAAGCAGCTGGTGGAAGCCGCCCATGTCGGAACTGATTCCCTTCGCTCGGAAGCCGCATCATGA
- a CDS encoding cadmium resistance transporter encodes MEDLGGTVLTAAGAFAATNLDDLLVLSVLFLSARTRPVPGLWRIWVGQYIGIGILAGVAAAAALALNPVPVEWVGFLGLVPLALGCYALLRIARPSGDPPKPRSLTLPVVVAVTVANGGDNISVYIPLFRSLAPAASVVTVLTFAVMVAVWCAAGYWLTAHPTAAALCRRAGNWVIPVVYVALGATIIVRSGVFALLFQR; translated from the coding sequence ATGGAAGATCTGGGCGGCACCGTACTGACAGCGGCCGGAGCCTTTGCGGCGACAAACCTTGATGACCTTCTGGTCTTGTCCGTTCTTTTCTTGTCAGCCAGGACGCGCCCGGTGCCAGGGCTCTGGCGAATTTGGGTAGGCCAATACATCGGCATCGGAATCCTGGCCGGGGTTGCGGCCGCAGCGGCATTGGCGCTCAACCCCGTCCCGGTGGAGTGGGTGGGTTTCCTCGGTCTGGTGCCGCTTGCTTTGGGCTGTTACGCCTTGCTCAGGATTGCCCGTCCGTCCGGAGATCCACCGAAGCCCCGGTCGCTGACCTTGCCCGTGGTTGTCGCCGTGACCGTAGCCAACGGTGGAGACAACATTTCCGTATACATCCCGCTGTTCCGCTCGCTGGCACCGGCTGCTTCGGTGGTGACGGTTCTGACTTTTGCGGTGATGGTGGCAGTGTGGTGCGCCGCTGGCTACTGGCTGACAGCGCACCCGACCGCAGCTGCTCTCTGCCGCCGGGCTGGAAACTGGGTTATTCCTGTGGTCTACGTCGCGCTCGGGGCCACCATCATTGTCCGCTCCGGAGTCTTTGCGCTGCTGTTCCAGCGCTGA
- a CDS encoding amidase — MSRFDVVEASIAQLRAALEAGEVTSEELTQAYLDRIDAYDRSGITLNAMVVMNPEALADAKASDERREHGTTLGPLDGIPYTAKDSYLAKGLTAAAGSPAFENLIAQRDAFTIERLRAGGAVLLGLTNMPPMANGGMQRGVYGRAESPYNGDFLTAAFGSGSSNGSGTATAASFGAFGLGEETWSSGRAPASNNALCAYTPSRGVISVRGNWPLVPTMDVVVPHTRSMADLLELLDVIVADDAETRGDFWRAQPWVQIPAASRVRPASYPALAPSGVDGARSALKGKRFGVPRMYVNADPDAGTSETPGVGGPTGQRIQTRDSVMELWEAARRDLETTGADVVLVDFPVVSNYEGDRPGAPTIATRGLVSPEFLRREIVDLSAWAWDDFLAANGDPALNGLADVDGTAIFPHPEGALPDRYDGFDDDIADYPAHIRAHAVASLTDIPSLEEGLRGLEETRRVDLEEWMDGLALDAVIFPAAADVGPADMDVNESSADLGWRNGVWVANGNLVPRHLGIPTVTVPMGTMSDTGMPVGLTFAGRAYDDTALLALAAAFEATGERRTAPPRTPRLD; from the coding sequence ATGAGCCGCTTCGACGTCGTCGAGGCCTCCATCGCACAGTTGCGGGCGGCTCTGGAGGCCGGCGAAGTGACGAGCGAGGAACTCACCCAGGCGTACCTGGACCGCATCGACGCCTACGACCGCTCCGGCATCACGCTGAACGCGATGGTTGTGATGAACCCCGAAGCGCTCGCAGATGCCAAGGCTTCCGACGAGCGCCGGGAACACGGCACCACCCTCGGGCCCCTCGACGGCATTCCCTACACCGCCAAGGACAGCTACCTGGCCAAAGGGCTTACGGCCGCCGCGGGCTCCCCCGCGTTCGAGAACCTCATCGCGCAACGCGATGCCTTCACCATTGAACGCCTCCGCGCGGGGGGCGCCGTGCTCCTCGGCCTGACCAATATGCCGCCCATGGCCAACGGCGGCATGCAACGCGGGGTGTATGGACGCGCCGAGAGCCCGTACAACGGCGATTTCCTCACCGCGGCTTTCGGGTCCGGATCCTCGAACGGCTCGGGTACGGCTACCGCGGCGAGCTTCGGAGCGTTCGGCCTGGGCGAGGAGACCTGGTCCAGTGGCCGCGCACCGGCGTCGAACAATGCCCTGTGCGCGTACACACCGTCGCGCGGGGTCATCTCTGTGCGCGGCAACTGGCCGCTGGTACCCACCATGGACGTCGTAGTGCCCCACACCCGGTCCATGGCAGACCTCCTGGAACTGCTCGATGTCATCGTTGCCGACGACGCCGAAACCCGCGGCGATTTCTGGCGCGCGCAGCCGTGGGTCCAGATCCCGGCCGCGTCCCGGGTCCGCCCTGCTTCCTACCCGGCGCTCGCACCATCCGGCGTCGACGGCGCCCGCTCGGCTTTGAAGGGCAAACGATTCGGGGTGCCGCGCATGTACGTCAACGCAGATCCCGACGCCGGCACCAGCGAAACTCCCGGCGTCGGCGGACCCACCGGCCAACGAATCCAGACGCGCGATTCCGTGATGGAACTGTGGGAGGCTGCCCGGCGCGACCTCGAAACCACCGGTGCCGACGTCGTCTTGGTCGACTTCCCCGTGGTCTCCAACTACGAAGGCGACCGCCCGGGCGCGCCCACCATCGCCACCCGCGGACTGGTCAGCCCTGAGTTCCTCCGGCGGGAAATCGTCGACCTCTCGGCATGGGCCTGGGATGACTTCCTCGCAGCCAACGGGGATCCGGCGCTCAACGGCCTGGCCGACGTCGACGGCACGGCGATCTTCCCGCACCCGGAAGGCGCCCTCCCGGACCGTTATGACGGATTCGACGACGACATCGCCGACTACCCGGCGCACATCCGCGCTCACGCGGTCGCTTCCCTCACCGACATCCCGTCCCTCGAAGAAGGCCTTCGCGGACTTGAAGAGACCCGGCGGGTAGACCTTGAGGAATGGATGGACGGTCTCGCCCTGGATGCGGTCATCTTCCCGGCCGCCGCCGACGTCGGACCAGCCGACATGGACGTCAACGAATCCTCAGCCGACCTCGGCTGGCGCAACGGCGTCTGGGTAGCCAACGGCAACCTCGTCCCCCGGCACCTGGGGATCCCGACAGTCACCGTACCGATGGGAACCATGAGCGATACCGGCATGCCCGTAGGACTCACATTCGCCGGACGCGCCTACGATGACACCGCGCTGCTGGCACTGGCCGCGGCTTTCGAAGCAACAGGCGAGCGCCGCACCGCTCCCCCGCGCACACCGCGCCTCGACTGA